A genomic region of Planktothrix serta PCC 8927 contains the following coding sequences:
- a CDS encoding pentapeptide repeat-containing protein: MLEPNSKERFDSKKAFPGLKSESSTPKPRKAVVNMILASVAVLSTLIAIWVWVENSRLSQRLKTESSNLTTSSAKKQPQNPQETLLKTKKCPECNLSRANLKKASLRGAYLWKANLENADLNDANLELADLRGANLAGADLRESQLASANLGYTNLVGAKLNNADFQQANLWQANLKNANLNYATFRQADLRKANLESANLESANFLTANLTSANLKQAKLKNANLNGAILEGANLNKANLQNAVLTEANLTQANLGNAILNQANLKDANLYEAVLWVAQLEKVNLENANLEKAKLGYAKLNQANLNNAQFIDAVLEGASLEDAELKKANLKGAKLERANLLGAYLERANLQEANLAGADLRGANLSKANLKNAYLQGANLRGANLKGADLKGANLRDTQLKGATMPNGRIYVDEEEN, encoded by the coding sequence ATGCTAGAACCAAACTCCAAAGAACGCTTTGACTCGAAAAAAGCCTTTCCTGGGTTGAAATCAGAATCTTCAACCCCTAAACCGAGAAAAGCCGTTGTTAATATGATTTTGGCAAGTGTAGCGGTTTTGAGTACATTAATAGCAATTTGGGTTTGGGTCGAAAATAGTCGCCTCAGTCAACGTTTGAAGACAGAATCTTCTAATTTAACAACATCATCGGCAAAAAAACAACCCCAAAATCCCCAAGAAACTTTGTTAAAAACAAAGAAATGTCCTGAATGTAATTTAAGTCGAGCTAACTTAAAAAAAGCTTCTTTAAGAGGAGCATATTTGTGGAAAGCTAATTTAGAAAATGCCGACTTGAATGATGCTAATTTAGAACTAGCTGATTTACGCGGGGCGAACTTAGCCGGGGCAGATTTACGCGAGAGTCAACTGGCGAGTGCTAATTTAGGATATACTAATTTAGTAGGAGCAAAACTGAATAATGCTGATTTTCAACAGGCGAATTTATGGCAAGCTAATTTAAAAAATGCGAACCTCAATTATGCCACATTCAGACAAGCTGATTTACGCAAAGCTAATTTAGAATCTGCTAATTTAGAATCCGCTAATTTCTTGACGGCTAATTTAACGTCAGCCAACCTGAAACAAGCTAAATTAAAAAATGCTAATCTCAATGGTGCTATTTTAGAAGGTGCTAATTTAAACAAAGCTAACTTACAAAATGCGGTTTTAACGGAAGCTAATTTAACTCAAGCTAATTTAGGAAATGCTATTTTAAATCAAGCTAATTTAAAAGATGCGAACTTATACGAAGCGGTGTTATGGGTAGCGCAATTAGAGAAAGTGAATTTAGAAAATGCAAACTTAGAAAAAGCCAAGTTAGGCTATGCTAAACTTAATCAAGCCAACTTGAATAACGCTCAATTCATTGATGCGGTATTAGAAGGAGCAAGTTTAGAAGATGCAGAGTTAAAAAAAGCGAATTTAAAAGGGGCAAAATTAGAACGTGCTAATTTATTAGGAGCGTATTTAGAACGAGCTAATCTTCAAGAAGCTAATTTAGCTGGAGCAGATTTACGAGGAGCAAATTTAAGTAAAGCAAACCTCAAAAATGCCTATTTACAAGGGGCGAATTTACGGGGTGCAAACTTAAAAGGGGCAGATTTAAAAGGGGCAAATTTACGAGATACTCAGTTAAAAGGGGCAACAATGCCGAATGGAAGAATTTATGTTGATGAAGAAGAAAATTAA
- the hypB gene encoding hydrogenase nickel incorporation protein HypB — protein MCTNCGCAVTPGMIEIHNHDHEHPHTHEHNHEHLDHEHSHQTLTVHEAILSKNERLAERNRGFFWGKGLFVLNVLSSPGSGKTAFIERTLTDINSRLPGAVIVGDLATDNDAQRLRRSGAQVVQITTGTVCHLEADMVAKALPEINLDQVKLLIIENVGNLVCPAAYDLGENKRIALLSVTEGEDKPLKYPTLFKTADVVIINKMDIAEAVGFDRELALNNIKKMVPQAQIFEVSAKTGQGMNQWYQFLEQQVKETSPKLTVK, from the coding sequence ATGTGTACAAATTGCGGCTGTGCTGTCACCCCTGGAATGATTGAAATCCATAATCATGATCATGAACATCCCCACACCCATGAGCATAATCATGAACATCTTGATCATGAACATTCTCATCAAACCTTAACGGTTCATGAAGCTATTTTATCGAAAAATGAACGATTAGCCGAACGAAATCGAGGCTTTTTTTGGGGGAAAGGACTGTTTGTTTTAAACGTTTTATCCTCCCCTGGTTCAGGGAAAACCGCCTTTATTGAACGTACCTTAACTGATATTAATTCTCGTCTTCCTGGGGCGGTTATTGTCGGAGATTTAGCGACAGATAATGATGCTCAACGCTTAAGACGCTCAGGGGCGCAAGTGGTTCAAATTACCACCGGAACCGTTTGTCATTTAGAAGCCGATATGGTCGCTAAAGCCCTGCCTGAAATTAACTTAGATCAGGTAAAATTATTAATTATTGAAAATGTCGGTAATTTAGTTTGTCCCGCCGCCTACGATTTAGGGGAAAATAAACGAATTGCGTTACTGTCTGTCACCGAAGGAGAAGACAAACCGTTAAAATATCCAACCTTATTTAAAACGGCTGATGTTGTAATTATTAATAAAATGGATATTGCGGAGGCCGTCGGTTTTGACCGAGAATTAGCTTTAAATAATATCAAAAAAATGGTTCCCCAAGCTCAAATTTTTGAAGTGTCTGCTAAAACAGGTCAAGGGATGAATCAATGGTATCAATTTTTAGAGCAACAAGTTAAAGAAACCAGCCCCAAGTTAACGGTAAAATAA
- the hypF gene encoding carbamoyltransferase HypF, translated as MIQGSFDLNSQQYRLQLTLQGIVQGVGFRPFIYRLATELNLTGWVNNSVQGVCIQVEGLRENLEQFQARILQEKPPQSEIQSLNAVWLPIVGYSKFEIHVSESTTHTQKSAIVLPDLSTCSECLQDILDPENRRYQYPFTNCTNCGPRYSIIQALPYDRNHTTMATFTMCSDCQKEYDNPLNRRFHAQPNACPVCGPHLELWDKNGNKIAGFQEALKQAADIIRSGQILALKGLGGFHLIVDARNETAVQNLRTRKRRPAKPFAVMYPNLEQIKPDCFVSELEAKLLSSPASPIVLLRRISYLLKSVAPGNPYLGVILPYTPLHHLLLAELNFPIVATSGNFASEPICIDEAEAVTRLNQIADFFLVHNRPIVRPIDDSVVRVIAGEEMVLRRARGYAPLPVPIPDPIGADRSPFYQTNFSLAQDSDLSIETPPKVLALGGHLKNTIAIAFNQKAFLSQHIGDLENPQALAAFQEVINSLSNIYDFQPNVIVCDAHPDYYSTQFAEKLSQQNPPISMIQVQHHLAHVFAVIAEHNLQSPLLGIAWDGTGYGLDRTIWGGEFFQITKTQIQRIASFRPFPLPGGDKAVYEPRRIALGLLYEIFGNSLFNQELNLELIKSFKPQELKIIQTMLNRKLNTPLTSSVGRLFDGVAALLGICQTVSFEGQAAMALEFAIEDLETDEYYPFEWCDLPQPLEKGENMNYFNWESIIQGILQDKINQKPINLISAKFHNTLVEAVVEIAKKLGEKTITLSGGCFQNQYLIEHIIKRLCQEQFQVYWSQKIPPNDGGLALGQVAFLINRQRFVPNQ; from the coding sequence ATGATACAAGGTTCTTTTGATCTCAATTCTCAACAATATCGTCTACAACTGACCCTTCAAGGAATAGTCCAAGGCGTTGGCTTTCGTCCGTTTATTTATCGTCTCGCAACGGAGTTAAACTTAACCGGATGGGTTAATAATTCCGTTCAGGGTGTCTGTATTCAAGTTGAAGGTTTGCGGGAAAATTTAGAACAGTTTCAAGCTCGTATTTTACAGGAAAAACCTCCTCAATCTGAAATCCAAAGTTTAAACGCGGTTTGGTTGCCAATTGTCGGTTATTCTAAATTTGAAATTCACGTTTCTGAATCTACAACTCATACTCAAAAATCTGCTATTGTTTTACCGGATTTATCCACCTGTTCTGAGTGTTTACAAGATATTTTAGATCCTGAAAATCGCCGTTATCAATATCCCTTTACTAATTGCACGAATTGTGGCCCCCGTTATTCGATTATTCAAGCGTTACCTTATGATCGAAATCACACCACAATGGCAACATTTACAATGTGTTCTGATTGTCAGAAGGAATATGATAATCCTTTAAATCGTCGGTTTCATGCTCAACCGAATGCTTGTCCTGTTTGTGGGCCACACTTAGAATTATGGGATAAAAACGGGAATAAAATTGCTGGTTTTCAGGAAGCGTTAAAACAAGCAGCCGATATTATTCGTTCAGGTCAAATATTAGCATTAAAAGGGTTAGGAGGATTTCATTTAATTGTGGATGCTAGAAATGAAACCGCAGTCCAGAATTTACGCACTCGTAAACGCCGACCTGCTAAACCTTTTGCGGTGATGTATCCCAATTTAGAACAAATTAAACCAGATTGTTTTGTTTCTGAATTAGAAGCAAAATTATTATCTTCTCCGGCTTCTCCGATTGTTTTATTACGTCGAATTTCCTATCTATTAAAGTCTGTCGCACCCGGAAATCCCTATTTAGGTGTAATCTTACCCTACACACCCTTACATCATTTATTATTAGCTGAATTAAACTTCCCCATTGTGGCAACCAGTGGCAATTTTGCCAGTGAACCGATTTGTATTGACGAAGCAGAAGCGGTCACTCGGTTGAATCAAATCGCGGATTTCTTCTTAGTTCATAACCGCCCGATTGTTAGACCCATTGATGATTCTGTTGTCAGGGTAATTGCAGGTGAAGAAATGGTGCTGCGTCGCGCCAGAGGTTACGCACCGTTACCTGTTCCTATCCCAGATCCTATAGGCGCAGACAGATCCCCATTTTATCAAACTAACTTTAGTTTAGCACAAGATTCTGATTTGTCAATAGAAACTCCCCCAAAAGTTTTAGCTTTAGGCGGACATTTAAAGAATACAATTGCGATCGCATTTAATCAAAAAGCCTTCTTGAGTCAACATATTGGCGACTTAGAAAACCCCCAAGCCTTAGCCGCATTTCAAGAGGTCATTAATAGCCTTAGTAATATCTATGATTTTCAACCCAATGTAATAGTTTGTGATGCTCATCCTGATTATTATTCTACTCAATTTGCAGAGAAGTTATCTCAACAAAATCCCCCTATTTCGATGATTCAAGTTCAACATCATCTCGCTCATGTTTTTGCTGTTATTGCTGAACATAATTTACAATCTCCCCTATTAGGAATAGCCTGGGATGGAACAGGATATGGACTCGATAGAACTATTTGGGGGGGAGAGTTTTTTCAAATCACAAAAACCCAAATTCAACGCATTGCGTCTTTTCGTCCCTTTCCCCTTCCCGGTGGAGATAAAGCGGTTTATGAACCTCGAAGGATTGCGTTAGGATTGTTATATGAAATATTTGGAAATAGTCTATTTAATCAAGAGCTTAATTTGGAATTGATCAAATCCTTCAAACCCCAAGAGTTAAAGATTATTCAAACTATGCTTAACCGCAAATTAAATACACCCTTAACTTCTAGTGTTGGTAGACTTTTTGATGGGGTGGCTGCTTTATTAGGAATTTGTCAAACCGTGAGTTTTGAAGGACAAGCGGCAATGGCGTTAGAATTTGCCATTGAAGATTTAGAAACCGATGAATATTATCCGTTTGAATGGTGTGATCTTCCCCAACCTTTAGAAAAAGGCGAGAATATGAATTATTTTAATTGGGAATCTATAATTCAAGGGATATTGCAGGATAAAATTAACCAAAAACCGATTAATTTAATATCGGCTAAATTTCATAATACTTTAGTAGAAGCGGTTGTAGAAATAGCGAAAAAGTTAGGCGAAAAAACCATAACTTTAAGTGGAGGATGTTTTCAGAATCAATATTTAATTGAACACATTATTAAACGTCTTTGTCAAGAACAATTTCAGGTGTATTGGTCACAAAAAATTCCTCCAAATGATGGAGGATTAGCACTAGGACAAGTTGCCTTTTTAATTAATCGTCAACGATTTGTGCCCAATCAGTGA
- a CDS encoding DMT family transporter translates to MGWIYLILAGLFELGFSSFLKLSEGLTKPYAILAFIGFGALSVWFLSQAMKTIPLGTAYAVWTGIGALGTVIIGVIIFKDPLSVGRLFFISLLVISLIGLKATSS, encoded by the coding sequence ATGGGTTGGATTTATTTAATTTTAGCCGGATTATTTGAATTAGGATTTTCTAGTTTTCTGAAACTTTCAGAAGGACTCACAAAACCCTATGCAATTCTAGCCTTTATTGGCTTTGGGGCGTTAAGTGTTTGGTTTCTCAGTCAAGCAATGAAAACCATTCCTTTAGGAACAGCTTATGCAGTTTGGACAGGAATTGGAGCATTAGGAACAGTAATTATAGGAGTGATTATTTTTAAAGATCCCCTTAGTGTGGGACGATTATTTTTTATAAGTTTGTTAGTGATTTCTTTAATTGGCTTAAAAGCGACTTCCTCCTAA